CATCAAGTCTGCTTTCTTGGATGAAGTCAACTTATGTTCTTTGAAACATGAAGTATATTCTTCTGGCGTTGGTTCGTCAGCAAAGTTTAGTCACCTATCAAAATGGTAAAGGAGGAGCCTTGATGGGTGTTTCTATGTTATGCACCTTTTATGTGTTAAATTAACAACTTCTGTGAATAGGCAAAAGCTTCAGGGAGCATAGTTCCCATAGATACCTTTTTAAAAAGGATTTGGTAGACAATTCCACCTCTAGTTGTGACTTCACTTTTCCAAAACACTGACCCAGGCCAAGGACCACAACCTATAGAGACATGATTTTGGAGATAATAGTAGGGGGAAATATTCTGATTGTTGGATTAGGCTTGATTCAGTTAAATTGTTCTACGTACCCCAGTTCCCAGATGATGTCTGCCAAACATTTTTATCATTGACACAAGTATGCTTGATATGTGATTTTTCACATAGGTCTGGTGTTTTGGACATACATAATTTCCAAGCGACACATGTTCATTGCCCTCCTCCTCCTTGGCTGTGAGTATACCGACAGAAAGTGAATATAACTCAAttcaaatcttctttttttgtaataaaCTCATTTCTTTTCTGGGTTCAGAGATGGTGAAAATGTTTTCACCAATTTATCATGCTTGAGGAAACCATCATGGCTACGAACAGATTCAGTAAGTGTTTTTATATGCCTCATGTATGAGTACTTATGATACTTCTTTCTGTCCCTTATGTCTTCAAGTTCTTCCCTTTTTAGCTATTAGAGTTGGGTGATTATTTCAAAGAATCAAAAGTACCCTGGACTTGGTGAATATTAGAAGTGTCAGGCTTAGGGACTACAGTCCCACATAGTGCTTGATTTGGGAACTTCTGGTTCATTTCTATGTGGCACAGAAGCAAACCATGAATTATAAGATGACCCAATGTGTAATTCTTTGCTTGTTGTCAACTCTAGATCTATGCTGTTGGATCAGCATATAATGATGGAATTCATCTTTTGGACTTCTATCCAGACCCCAGCTCCCCATGCCACGTTGACTACAAGTAAGAAACTAGCTATATGTGTGTTACAGTTGTTTGTTTTGCTTCCAAAATTCAGTCGTGGTAGAAAAAATCCATTTATCTCCTTTATTTTCACCCTTGCtggaatatatttttgtttcatGGGTTGTGGCTTTTAACCTGACTATTACAAGCTCTGTGCCCCATTGAGCAAAGGTTCATATGAAATTTCTGGAGTATAACTAATACAAgtgtatcttttttttatttatgaaatttcTGGATTAGTTAATATTCTGCATGAAGTTAATTCTCTCATTTGTGCTGGTTTTAGTGAGGATTTACAGTGTGGTCCTAGGGAAAATAGCCATCACAAGCAAAATAGGTTTGTTCCGTTGTCTGAAGGTGTCACTGCATGTGCAACTCATCCACTCAACAGCACCATTGTTGCTGGAACCAAGGTAGGTTCTAGGTAGGTTCTCTTGAGTTTTGACTTTCATAATGAATATATATGCATACGTATGGGTCTATGTCATCTTTATTTACTCCAGACCTTGCTATAGGCATGAGCCTTGTGCATTGAGTATGGCGTAATTCTAAAATTATCAGATTCCTATATTAGGGATCTTGGTAATTGAACGAAAACAAAAATTCTTAAATCAATTGGAGGggagaacaaaaacaaattccGAAAGAATACCTCATCTAAGATAATGTGTTCTTACCATAATACTTCCTACTCTCAGTAACACTGTTGGTGATTTATTTCAGCGATCATCTTTGATGCTGATTTCCCAAAAATACTGGTCAGCGGATGCAGACACAACTGTGTGAGGAATGAGAAAAACTACTGGAAGCCAGATTCAAAACCCATAAATCAGAATACGCTGATCGGCATTTCTGATAGAAGCCGGTGATAAAAAAAGGTTTCACAACAGGAAGTGCTAACCTGGGCTCTCAATCCATTGATGCTCACTACTGAAAGCATGCACTAGCCCAGAAAAAGAGTTTGAAGTCCTTGGAGCTGTCACTGGCTTACATTTATTGTAGGAGAAATGGTGGCAAGAAACTGCTGTATTGCATTAAATTATTTATGGAATTGAAAATAGCTCTCAATGAAATCATATGGGTTTCCTAGGTGTACCTGCCATGGAGCTCAGCTGGTTGGATTCCTTGTTCTCTTCATTCCTACTTaatttttggggtatttttgtgATAGCAAATTATTGCATAGTCAGATGGTTTGTTTCCCTAATTTGTGCAAGTTTTCAACTTTATCTTTGGCAACCAAAATTGTTTACCATGGTTTTGCGAAAAGTAAAATGTGACAGAAACTAAAGATGTACTCCACTTCCACTAATTTTTTTCTGATCTACATATTCCCACTAAAAACCcattatcccaaaacaaacATTATGAAAGATTCAAAGCCAAAATCTTCTAGTAATTTTTTCAATCTTTCATAAATGGATATGAACACTTTGAAAGGTTTAGATAGATGAAAAATTTGAATAGTAAGCATTTATCCACCATAAAGTCACATGAATGTTCAAGTTGTAGAAAATCCAAATATTTGAAACCTTGGAAATTGGATTACAGAAAAATTTATCCACTCCTTGACTTGAAGATCCTTAAATTAATGCAAATCTGCACAAACTGACCTAAAAATCAAATCATAATAAAAAACAGAACAGAACGAACATAAACCAGTCTGATTCTTGAACAATAGATTTCATTAGGTTCAACATCATATCATCATTCACCAAACAAAAGCAGATCAGTTACAAATAGAGCCAAAGAACAACAGTCTTCTTGAACAAACGACGACCTAAAGACAGATCTCTACATCTATCTACCCATCGAACCCTAGGCCCTCTCCCCACGAATCCTCCTCGCAAGCTGAATGTCCTTGGGCATGATCGTAACCCTCTTGGCATGAATCGCACACAGATTCGTGTCCTCAAACAACCCCACCAGGTACGCCTCGGCCGCCTCCTGCAGCGCGGCCACGGCAGAGCTCTGAAACCTCAGGTCGGTCTTGAAGTCCTGCGCGATCTCCCTCACCAGCCTCTGGAACGGCAGCTTCCTGATCAGAAGCTCCGTGCTCTTCTGGTACTTCCTGATCTCCCGAAGCGCCACCGTCCCCGGCCTGAACCTGTGCGGCTTCTTCACGCCCCCCGTCGCCGGCGCCGACTTCCGCGCGGCCTTCGTCGCCAGCTGCTTCCTCGGCGCCTTCCCGCCGGTAGACTTCCTCGCTGTTTGCTTTGTCCTTGCCATTGCTTAGAAAACGTgtgaatttggagagagaaggtTTATAGGGTTTTGAGTGAGTTGAGGAAAATGGGATTTGGAGTGGATTTTTATAGAACCGAGTTGAGGAGGGCGGGAGGTTTGAAAATATTTGGGATTTGGGACAAGTTTGGGAGGTGGATGAGGGCCGTTGATTGGAAGGGGAATGGAGGGTATGGATTTGATTGAGGTTTTTGGTGCGGATAGCGATCCGTGTGAAATGTTAAGCAGCCAATGGGATTCGAAGAAAGATACGTACGAGTTTAGGCCGTCGATTTGGTCCGTTCAACGGTTAAGATGAGTGGCCTTTTTTTGATTGGTCTCTGATTGGGTCAATTGGGATAATTGGCCCCAATGTTGGGCCTGTGTTTCCAACATAGGCTTGGAGGCCTAGCCCAATTTCGAGTCCCAGCAAACGAGCCAGGCTTTAgcgtgttcgagctcggctcatttactaaaaaCTCGAACTTGAGCTTAGCTTGACTATAAACGAGTCAATCCTAGTTTATTTactgaacgagccgagcttatacAACCAAGCCAAGTTTTGGACCGTTAAACTTAGCTCGTTTAGAAAACCTGCCTAAAAGTCAAGTTTGAGCTAGCTCGGTTCGTTTGTAGCTCTAGTTCCAACTCGATCACCATTTTTTCTAAATATGTGTCACTGGttatttacttctttttttagcTCAAATAAATGATACTAGGATTCTcacctctgtgtgtgtgtgtgtttttttttccggattgtttcatcattttttacCTTCCGAAGGAGCTATTAGGGGCATATGTTTTGTTATTTAGGGCTCGGTTGATGCGTGCTATATGTTGAAGGAGATTGATAATGAGGAGGGAATTGAAGAAGAGGGATTACTACTGAAGTTGGTAATTAATTTGATTGGAGGTAGAGATagtgtaatttttgttttgatcagcAGAGATAGTGTAGTTAATTGCCATAatcatgtttgttttgattgAGTTGTGAGAGACGATTAATGTAatacaacttcttctttttttttataatttgtcaaactttagAAGTAATTTCATTGATACAAAAATCATACATCGAGAACGGGTAGCCACTCTCAAAGAGGGAGGAAAATAATCGCAAAGGAGGCCTAAACTCACAAAAGAACATTTAGGACCTCACATAAACAGGACTCGTTTCCGACCTCGAAAAGTTAGCACAGCAAGATGGCATAGAAAATCCACCACAACTACACCCATAAGGAGTGAGAGAAAGTCTCACGCAAGGgaagaaaaccaacaaaaaaaacaaaaacaaaatccatacaGAAAGTCTACGAGCAAACAACAGATCCATACCTTTAAGTCCAGCCGCCAAAAAACGCCGATCAAGACTCTCACTGCCGCCACCACCGCTTGCCACAAGGCCAGCCAAGACACATAAAAAATCATAGAACAGAACCTTGATCACCACAGTAGCTATACCCCACCATACAACACCACCAACTGCTATCCCCGTCCTAAGAAACTATGCCCTCCATCACCACCGACTCCCACACACCACCATATATACAGTACAACTTTAATCATGTTAGTTTTGGTTACTATTGAagttggtttttgtttgttttgattgacGGAAGGCAACAGATTCACATCTTTTCTGCGCCCGTGATGACATGATAGAATCCTCAAACAGCTAGGGGCCTCAGAAAAGTCTATCAATCAAAACAATACTCATAGGAccacctagctagctagctagcttacGAGAAGGATTTGGTGCCCTTATTTCAACTTTTATAGGGACAACTTGGCGTTTTCTACTAGCTACGAATGTTCCAAGTTAAAGCCTATATGGCCTCGTACaatatgcaaaacaaaaaacttgcaCATGTGATGTGCCCTAAAGAGGGAAACTCCgccatgaataagttattcaccGTTCTAcgtaattttacttttttaaaagtatttcgGATGATCGgataaaaataatctattaatgGCAATAGGTAGTACCTATTACTATTGATAGATGTTTTTAATTCAGATCGTATTTTGAACGGCCGAAATTGAGTCCCACAAAACTAATTCACAattcctccgtgaataagtttttatcGCGCTACAAATCCTAAGGCAAACAACTTAGCACCATTGCCATGTGACCAATATTAATACTAGTAGGATTGTCTGCCGTTTGAAATTTCTTTCTCTAAACATAATTTAGACAGTTGGACTTCTAAACTTTGGATCAATTGGATCCATTTTAATCCATTTTATCGGTCACAATTTTATACAGAGAGGAAATGTGGTGTACATTACATTAGGATTTGGGAGCCTATCCTTTTGATTTTAAAGTCTTTCATTTTTAGAGTTGGGGTGTTCGGATCAGCTTACGCACACCACAACTATTTCCCTTTTCCGGTCCAGTCAAAGACAGGTCATGCACACCAGAACTAGGGGATTCACAAGAAGTTGCCGAGTTTGAAATTCATGATGGTGTTTGAGTTTACAGCTCATCCCTATTGCCACTTGAGCTACCCCTTACAGTTACATTTTAAAGTCTAAGATTCTTTGAAATAGGAcgaatgctatttttttttatctgagttagtagaggagaaaaaaaaataaaatgaaaaaatagattaaaaaaattactctatTTCTAATTGTaatttaaggggaaaaaaaagagtttctttttttttttttttttgtgtgggcgaaaccaattttttcttgtttagtttactCATCAAGACAAAACGAACATACATAAGTAATTAACCTATTTCAAAGTAAACATGGTCAAGTAGAGATCTCTCATAATGATTTCATTTCATCATGAATATTCAAGAGCGGTTAAGACGTGATCAACCACAAACTCAAAAAAGAGATACTATCAAATATCTCTGACGTAATATGATAACCTCTCACAGATATTTCTCTTAAATTTATGATAGCCATCCAATCAATTCATTTATTCTCATGAAAAGTCGTCTTGTATCACTATAATTAAACTATAAAAATATATCATTTCTGTCATagaattaggtttttttttcttcttaattgcGCTGCTAGTTCAAGCGACACCAAAAATTTATGGGAATTGACAATTGACCTTACCCTTAAAACCCCAATACTTGCCGTGTAGATATAAGTCTtacatttcaaaacaaagagGGGTTTATTTTGTTACTTATTTCATTTGAGATTATATGTACAAATTTCCAAAACTTAAATAGACAAATTCTCTAATTATTTTATATACTATAGTTTATATATGTAGGTTAATGGAAAGGGATTGTTTGCTTAAGCTCAAAGCCTCAAACTTCCTTCCTTTGGAAGAAAATTGGTTCATTTACTAGGCAGTAGGCGCAGTGTCACAATTTAATCACATGAAAGGGGAAAAGATATAAATCATACTCACCGTTTGAAAGTGAAGGGTTGACAAATACAAGACTCACTTTTTATGTGGTAGGAGTACTATTATGTGTAATCTTATGGTTCACGATTCTTTTCAATGAATTTaattgaacatatatatatctGGAGTTAAAATTGTCTGATTCTATAATTCTTTACAGGATATGGTAATACTCATATAATGTACATTTACTAGGTCAAGAACGAGGCTATAATATGGAAAAGCACACCCCCCAACTTCTTAGTTCAAACTGTTCAGAAATTCAGATGATCTTTAAAGTGaagttttcttttctaggagtattttttggtcaatcgaTTTGAGAGATCAATTATATCATGTGTGAATTACAAAGTACTCCATCCGTTCGGATTTAAGagtcacttttgggagttcgtgccatttttcaatcaattatattttgtaatttataatttttttatgtaattttgaaaacattgtcttatagaattaattgagatctataaaacaagatccatattggatataaataGTCCGATTCCTATCCACACTTCTTCCCGTctgcacctcccctttcccgatcgaatttcgatgatccaagccgctcaatgtgttcagaacgtgattttaagggtactcgggAGAAATcggcagaaaaaaaaaacagggaagggcttgatttgagtagttttttattgaactgttcaataaaatacaaacaaaaactgttcggatgaagcttttcttaatcaatttttttgccaatttcaagcgggtactcttaaaatcacgttctgatcacattgagcggctcggatcatcgaaatttgattgaaaagggGAGGTGTGGACGGGTTAGGGGTGTGGATTTGATCCGGACtgtggatataaaatttattaccaatttaaagatataactcattttttatccggttagaattgaacaaaggactattaaatccggacggagggagtacaaatcATGTGACATAACATtaattgtgagagtccacgagataactaggcccaacaactcaactaaaaagaaaaaaatgcaatcaTAGGGaagaaccaaacaaaagaagaaaggtCCCTCTAAAGGGATAAAACCCACACGCaaggaaaaattcaaactcGTAACCTTATAGTGAAATGCAAGAGTCTTGGCTTGAGCAAGCCCAGTTGGTTGACTAAAGATGAAGTTAACCCATCTATATATTAACAAAACCCACAAGTTTAATACtacaaaaatatttgtttggctCACTTTTTTCTTGCTGTGCTGTCCTTGGATATTCTAATCTGGTTAGCACCTGAATACTACTAGTTGATAAGGATATAATAAATCCCATGTGTAATTTAAGGCTTTACTCGGTCCCCGGTGTCTCCAGACTCTCCACAAGATGCACTTTTCAGAGGAAAAAGAATAGTGTTTGGAAGGAATTTAGATTCTCCTGTCCCCCACGAAACTCTTTGGGAAAAATCTGCAAATCTACAGCTCACTGTTCTTCAGTAGACGCAATTACCCTTACATTGGAATTTTCTTTCCCCCTATTTCTTTACATTGCAAATCTAAGTTTACTGGTTAAGCAAATCTATTGCTAAAATTGTGAAGGTAATTTCTTGTGCCGGAGCTGGTTTTAAATGTAGCTTCGACACACTTGCCACTGGTGATTATTGCATAAAGGCTAGTTGTTATCAAATAAAGTATGCCAAACAACATTGATAGAGTAAGAATGAacattttcttggtttttttgaCATCGTAAGGCAAAAAGTTACTTTGATTGTGGCTAAATGACAATAACTAGAATGGAGCTGCTCTGAAACTCGATTGAAGATCTCATGGGTGGTTCAAAAACACCTCTTGTACAATGCGAAAAGAAGGGACtctaagtaatttttttacctAGTTATTTTTCGTAAATAAGCTGATTATAATGGCTCGAACTCATGCTGATTCTgatttggaggagagagaaatgggatTTAGCAAGGGTGAGATAGTCCTTAAAAAATATACAAGACAATGATATATAGAATTAAAAAGTTGCTAAAATAATCAGACTTgatggaaaagagaaaatacaaaTGCATTTATCTAACATTCTTAATATTTGCCCACTTGTATCCGTGTGACTTGATGAGAACGGCAGCCTTTAGACAAACTTTTAAACTAAATGGTTGGGTGTCAAATGACGACAAGGGTGTGATTCTTGGGAAAGGTGGTGACGCAcaagagagaaataaaagaaaattagggCGTGTTTGGCTATTGGATATTGTTGTCACTATCATTAAGtcattgttttaattttgtattATTTAAGATAATTTcagaattattgattcgtttcgatgagaaaaataaaaaaaataaaattatgaccaacagcttcaaaaaaatactcattaaaaaaggggagaaataaaaaaaagacatttgATTACTGTTTTTTGTTGGgtctatatctttttttttttttttttggatccggaTAATCCCTATATATCTCCAACCAATTACTAAAACAACTGTCACTGGGGCATTATGGTAACTTCCTACTTCCCACGCCTACACACTGAAAAGAACAACTGCACATCCCCCACTTCTCTTTCTACCCTGCTTCACATGCTCTCTCGTTCCCATTATTATtccattgcaaaaaaaaaaacaaaaaacaaaaaaaagttctttgGAATtgagccctctctctctctctctctctctctctctctctctctctcctattcaGCTATTCTTCATCCCCAAAATCCAACTCTTGGATACCCACTTGGTGTGATCAGTTTTGTTGgttcagtttctctctctcaataatttCTCAAATGCATTAGAAAAAACACATGTATATTCTTTGATACTTCTCCATATTCTTTCATTTATTAAGGAGTATATGCTATACtctgtttttttcccctgttcATGGCACCTACTACTACAGCTGAAATCCTTGAAACCCAAAACAGAAATTACAACACCGACACCAATGAAATCAAAAGAGAAGAAGTTCAAGCTGCAATTGCCAAAGCAAAGGAGCTCAGAGCCCTTCACTCGGCTCTTGTCCAAGGAAACAGCCCTGCCAATTTCAGATTACTACCCTCTGGTTCTTCCCCTGTTCCAGGCCTTACCCCTCAGTTATCTGCCCAAGATTACCCTGTTTTTACACCAGTGAGTTCTTCTAGTCATTTCCCATCAAATTATTCCATTTATTCCTATTCTAATTATGATCCATGTTTGTTTTTGTATGTtacttttgggttttttctagCCCCGTTTCTTGTGGTGCTCATTAACTTTTTATCCTTAATTCTGCTTTTCATTAATTGTTTATGCTTTCTAGGATTCCTTAGACTTTGTTGACCTTAGACTTTGTTGAGCACATGAATTAGTACAGAGGAATCAAAGTTTAATTCATCGAAttattttacttcattttttaaaggtctgttatctttttctttataattcTTCCTCTTTTGTAGAAGTCCTTGTTCCAAATACAGCCTGATAAGAGTTATGTCTAGGTAATTAATTAGGTGAAAGCTATCATACACCCTCATAGAATGTTACGTCTTTTTGGTGCATAACGGTGTATGTTATGCGTAATTTTGGAGTAGGTTACATATGTTTTTAGTTAGTTACGAAAGAGGTGAACCTTGAAAGTTTATGGTACGAatagttttgacttttgaaggaTGATGATACACATATTTTCGGTGCCTGTTACGAGTGTTTTGGGTGTATCGTATGCATATTTTTCGTCACACTAGTTACACATTTATATGGTACCAATTATGTATTTCGTAACCGATACCTTAAAAATATGCATGGTACACATATTTTTCGTCACATTAGTTGCACCTTTTTCGATTTCCAATCCCTTGTGCTGTTACATGTGCTTCTCCTTTCATTTCCCTTGATGATCATAGACTGTCTGTTAGTTTCTAATTTCTATTTGCATTTTCCTGGGAACATGTAAACTTTGTTTGGCGAACTTTCTGTAACCAACACTTCTCTGGAAGCACCAAAAAATGTTTCCAAAAGGCGAAAAATTGCCAAGACATGAAAACAATGAGCATATTGAAACTTTTAGCTGTCTTGTTTCTGAAAACATGTACTATGTTCGATTTTGGCAGAGTTATGAAGATGAACCATTACCCGGGTACCAACAAATTCAACTAGAAAGTCGAACTCTATCTGAATGTTGGAATGAGTATAGGATCGGAGAAGGAAGTATCGATGAAACcctctttttacccaaaaacatgAATGCATCTTCAAGAAATGGATTTGCGTACTTAGAGTCCCATAGTTGTCCAGCTGAAGATCAGAAGTCCATCGGTGGTTCATTTTCTCATAACCCTTTGTTTCCTAGAAATTCACCGAGAAATGATTTCTCCAACTCAAGCAGAAGAAACAGTTTGGGGGAATTCAGATCATACCGATCATCTTCTTGCAACAAATGCAACCCCGCAGTTATAAGCAAGAATTCCAATATCCTAGCACCTCTATCGGACTCACATTCTTCTCTCCAATCGCATCAAAAAACACGTGGACTTAATTTCTCGTGGTGGTTTCCCTTTTCCGGgctaaagaaaaagaacaagaacgTGAATTCGCCAAACAGAATGCAACCAGAGGAAAGATTTTCCCAAGCTTTTAGCGACTTGGGGATTTTGTCGATTGAGGCATTGAAGAAACAGCTCATGGAAGCAAACGAAAGTAGAGATGCAGCCCTAATGGAGGTCGCGGAAATGAAATCCTCAATGGGGGATTTAAGACAGAAGTTGGAGCGTTTGGAAACTTATTGTGGAGAACTAAAAGAGGCCTTGAGGCAAGCAATGACAACGGAGAAGGATTCCCACGTCCCGGAAACGAATGGGAATTTGAATTCTATCAATGATATGCCCGTGAGCGAGGAAGTAATGGTGGAAGGTTTCTTGCAAATAGTATCCGAAGCGAGGCTATCAGTGAAACAGTATTGCAAAACCCTAGTAACCCGGATCAACGAAACGGATGGATCTTTGATGGAGAATTTGAATTCCCTTCTCCAACCACACAAGCTTTCTGCAAATTCAAAGTACACGAAGGCAGTTTTGTACCATTTGGAGGCAATCATAAACGAAACACTCTTCcaagattttgaaaacatcgcATTTCAAAAAAATGGATCACCGAAGCTCTTAGACCCTCATCAAGACCGCCAAGCACAATTCCAATCGTATGTTTCCCTTCGAAATTTGAGTTGGAGTGAAGTTTTGAATAAAGGAACCAAATACTACAGCGAGGAGTTCAGTAAGTTTTGTGACCAAAAAATGAGTTGCATCATCAGTACTCTGAATTGGACTAGACCGTGGCCTGAAAACCTCCTCCAGTCATTTTTTGTGGCAGCAAAGTGCATTTGGTTGCTTCATTTGCTTGCGTTCTCGTTCAACCCGCCATTGGGGATTCTGAGGGTGGAAGAAAACAGAAATTTCGATTCACATTTCATGGAGGATGTTTTCATGCATAAGCGGAAATCGAGCGGTCCGAGCCGGGTTAAAGTTATGGTGATGCCGGGGTTTTATGTGCAGGAGAGAGTACTTAGGTGTAAGGTTCTTTGCAGGTATAAGTCCGCAACCTGAGGTGTacgtttttcctttctttttccaagGGTAAGAATCTAGCTTattatttttgcttttcaagTTTCGTTGATATGTTTATATGGGTTCCTTCAACTGCTTAAAGaattgggaaatttttttgaggatCAAAATTCTTAGTTGAAATGGATTCGTTGAAATTTGATAGCATGTGTAATTTGGCTGTGAAATTTCTATTGTGACTAGAGAATCTTAGTTGATGAACTAAAAGCTAGACTACCATACTAGATTTGATTTTTCCTGAAGTCCATTAGCTTTTGGTATTTTGATTTGAGTAGATATTATCGAATTACTCAAAATTCTTtcgaagttttaaaaaaaaatagaacactTGTTCGAAATGAGTTCGGAGACTccgttgggaaaaaaaaatgtttggagACTCCATTGTCAACAGAATGCATTTCTTCATTGACGTTGATAAGATCCTTCCATTTAGCAGCAACTTAGGATGGCATAGCATTAAAGAGAAGGGCGAGGTTCAAACGAGGAAAGGTTTTCCGGTGGATACCTAGGACTCAAAGATGAGGAAGGAAGTAGTAAGTGACAAAATGCTTCGGAGAGTTGAAAACAAGCATAGATCTTGAGATTCCCAAATAGGCCAATCTTCCGAACTGCTACTGAATTCATGGACAGACAAGAGACAACCTGATGAACTAAAACATCTTAGTAACCAGAGGAAAAGAAAGCGATTCCCGTAGTAGCGGCGAGTGAAATGGGAATTTTGACTATACGACCATTAATTGGAATAGATATTGAACAGTGAACTCCTCAGCTAGCATATGAAACAAACAAGGGAATTTTTTGGGAAATTGTGATCATAGATTTATGTGAACAAATCCGAACACTTGCTAATTTTGTCGGGTAATTTCTATTGTGACCTGATCATCAAGAATCTTAGTTGATGAACTAAAAGATAGATTATCATACTAGATTTGATTTTCCCCACGTCTAGTCCGGGCCTTGACACATCAAGCTTTAAGCTTGTTCTCTTTAATAAATCAGCACTTTGTATTTCCATTAGcttttggtattttgttttgAGCAGATATTATTGAATAATTTAaaattcttatgaatttaaaaaaaaaaaaaattcgaacaaaaatttgaaatgagtTTGGAGACTCCACCGTCGATGCATGTGGAATGCATAATTTGACTGTTGGGGCCATTGGAACAGATATTGAAATCATTTTACTTGCTGAAAAATGTCAGTTAACGCTTGATACAAACAAGAAAATTCTTTATACGAAACTGTGTGTATAGATTTGCGTGCACGAATTCAGACTCAAGTGTGCCCTTTGGCttcgttccgctaaggttcttattttttaagtac
The sequence above is a segment of the Rhododendron vialii isolate Sample 1 chromosome 13a, ASM3025357v1 genome. Coding sequences within it:
- the LOC131314634 gene encoding histone H3.2 encodes the protein MARTKQTARKSTGGKAPRKQLATKAARKSAPATGGVKKPHRFRPGTVALREIRKYQKSTELLIRKLPFQRLVREIAQDFKTDLRFQSSAVAALQEAAEAYLVGLFEDTNLCAIHAKRVTIMPKDIQLARRIRGERA
- the LOC131314635 gene encoding IRK-interacting protein-like, translating into MAPTTTAEILETQNRNYNTDTNEIKREEVQAAIAKAKELRALHSALVQGNSPANFRLLPSGSSPVPGLTPQLSAQDYPVFTPSYEDEPLPGYQQIQLESRTLSECWNEYRIGEGSIDETLFLPKNMNASSRNGFAYLESHSCPAEDQKSIGGSFSHNPLFPRNSPRNDFSNSSRRNSLGEFRSYRSSSCNKCNPAVISKNSNILAPLSDSHSSLQSHQKTRGLNFSWWFPFSGLKKKNKNVNSPNRMQPEERFSQAFSDLGILSIEALKKQLMEANESRDAALMEVAEMKSSMGDLRQKLERLETYCGELKEALRQAMTTEKDSHVPETNGNLNSINDMPVSEEVMVEGFLQIVSEARLSVKQYCKTLVTRINETDGSLMENLNSLLQPHKLSANSKYTKAVLYHLEAIINETLFQDFENIAFQKNGSPKLLDPHQDRQAQFQSYVSLRNLSWSEVLNKGTKYYSEEFSKFCDQKMSCIISTLNWTRPWPENLLQSFFVAAKCIWLLHLLAFSFNPPLGILRVEENRNFDSHFMEDVFMHKRKSSGPSRVKVMVMPGFYVQERVLRCKVLCRYKSAT